A window of Paenibacillus polygoni contains these coding sequences:
- the rplN gene encoding 50S ribosomal protein L14, with protein MIQPFTRLTVADNSGAKELMCIRVLGGTGRSRTASIGDLIVCSVKQATPGGVVKKGDVVRAVVVRTKRSVRRKDGSYIAFDENAAVVVKEDRSPRGTRIFGPVARELREKDYMKIVSLAPEVI; from the coding sequence ATGATTCAACCATTTACACGTTTGACTGTAGCAGACAACTCTGGTGCGAAGGAACTGATGTGTATCCGCGTACTGGGTGGTACGGGACGTAGTCGTACAGCTTCAATCGGAGACCTTATCGTTTGTTCTGTCAAACAAGCAACACCAGGCGGCGTTGTCAAAAAAGGTGATGTGGTAAGAGCAGTTGTGGTTCGCACAAAACGTTCTGTTCGTCGTAAAGACGGATCTTACATCGCATTTGATGAGAATGCAGCAGTGGTAGTTAAAGAAGACAGAAGCCCTCGTGGTACTCGTATTTTCGGACCAGTTGCTCGCGAACTTCGCGAAAAAGACTACATGAAAATCGTTTCCTTGGCTCCAGAAGTTATCTAA
- the rplD gene encoding 50S ribosomal protein L4, with protein sequence MPKVALYNVSGSQVGEVELNDAVFGIEPNTHVLHDAVVMQRASLRQGTHKVKGRSEVRGGGRKPWKQKGTGRARQGSIRAPQWVGGGTVFGPTPRSYAFKLPKKVRRLAIKSALSSKVIDNEIIVLDALTLNAPKTKEFAAILNNLKVDRKALIVASGYDDNVALSARNIPGVKFVAADGINVLDVLTYDKLIITKEAVQMVEEVLA encoded by the coding sequence ATGCCAAAAGTAGCACTTTATAATGTCAGTGGTAGCCAAGTAGGAGAAGTTGAATTGAATGACGCAGTATTCGGAATTGAGCCGAACACTCACGTTCTTCATGATGCTGTTGTTATGCAACGCGCTTCCCTTCGTCAAGGTACACACAAAGTAAAAGGACGTTCTGAAGTACGTGGCGGTGGACGTAAACCTTGGAAACAAAAAGGTACAGGTCGCGCTCGTCAAGGTTCGATCCGTGCACCACAATGGGTAGGTGGTGGTACTGTATTCGGTCCAACTCCGCGCAGTTACGCTTTCAAACTACCTAAAAAAGTTCGTCGTCTGGCGATCAAATCCGCATTGTCTTCTAAAGTAATCGACAACGAAATCATCGTTCTGGATGCTCTTACGCTGAACGCACCGAAAACTAAAGAATTTGCAGCTATTTTGAACAATCTTAAAGTAGATCGCAAAGCTTTGATCGTTGCTTCAGGCTATGATGATAATGTTGCTCTTTCCGCGAGAAATATTCCTGGTGTGAAATTTGTTGCGGCTGACGGCATTAATGTTCTTGACGTACTTACGTACGACAAACTGATCATTACAAAAGAAGCAGTACAGATGGTAGAGGAGGTTCTTGCGTAA
- the rplB gene encoding 50S ribosomal protein L2 produces the protein MPIKKYKPTSPARRNMSVSTFEEITTNQPEKSLLAPLSKTAGRNNQGKITVRHHGGGHKRKYRIIDFKRTKDGIPGRVATIEYDPNRTSNIALIHYADGEKRYIIAPKGLKVGDQIESGPTADIKTGNALPLENIPVGTVIHNIELQPGKGGQLVRAAGTEAQLLGKEEKYVTVRLSSGEVRRILKVCRATIGSVGNQDHELIKIGKAGRSRWLGKRPEVRGVVMNPNDHPHGGGEGKAPIGRKSPMSPWGKPTLGYKTRKKNKASDKYIVRRRTK, from the coding sequence GTGCCAATTAAAAAGTACAAACCGACATCTCCGGCTAGACGTAATATGTCCGTATCCACTTTTGAAGAAATTACGACTAACCAGCCTGAGAAATCGTTGCTTGCTCCGCTGAGCAAAACAGCAGGCCGCAACAACCAAGGTAAAATTACGGTTCGTCACCACGGCGGCGGACACAAACGTAAATATCGTATTATTGACTTTAAACGTACTAAAGATGGAATACCGGGCCGCGTTGCTACAATCGAGTATGACCCTAACCGGACTTCCAATATTGCTCTGATCCACTACGCAGATGGTGAGAAACGTTACATCATCGCTCCAAAAGGACTTAAAGTAGGAGATCAAATCGAATCTGGACCAACTGCAGATATCAAGACAGGTAATGCTTTACCTCTTGAAAATATCCCAGTAGGTACAGTTATTCATAACATTGAGCTTCAACCAGGTAAAGGTGGCCAATTGGTCCGTGCAGCTGGTACAGAAGCACAACTTCTTGGTAAAGAAGAAAAATACGTGACTGTTCGTTTGTCATCTGGTGAAGTTCGCCGCATTCTTAAAGTTTGCCGCGCTACAATCGGATCCGTTGGTAACCAAGATCACGAATTGATTAAAATCGGTAAAGCAGGCCGTAGTCGCTGGCTCGGAAAACGTCCAGAAGTTCGCGGGGTAGTAATGAACCCTAACGATCACCCACACGGTGGTGGTGAAGGTAAAGCTCCAATCGGTCGTAAATCGCCAATGTCTCCTTGGGGCAAACCAACTCTTGGATACAAAACACGTAAGAAAAACAAAGCTTCTGACAAATACATCGTTCGCCGCCGCACGAAGTAA
- the rplE gene encoding 50S ribosomal protein L5, translating to MARLKERFLNEITPALVQKFEYSSVMQVPKIEKVVINMGVGDAVQNSKVLDSAVNDLQLISGQKPVITKAKKSIAGFKLRENMPIGVKVTLRGERMYHFLDKLFNITLPRVRDFQGVSNKAFDGRGNYTLGLKEQLIFPEIEYDKVDKVRGMDIVIVTTAKTDEESRELLTQLGMPFAK from the coding sequence ATGGCAAGATTGAAAGAACGTTTCCTAAATGAAATAACTCCTGCTTTGGTGCAGAAGTTTGAATATAGCTCAGTAATGCAAGTTCCTAAAATCGAGAAAGTGGTTATCAACATGGGGGTGGGTGACGCTGTCCAAAACTCCAAAGTGCTTGATTCCGCTGTGAATGATTTGCAGCTGATTTCTGGTCAAAAACCAGTAATCACAAAAGCTAAAAAATCAATCGCTGGTTTTAAACTGCGTGAGAACATGCCAATCGGGGTTAAAGTGACATTGCGCGGCGAGCGTATGTACCACTTCCTTGATAAATTGTTCAACATTACTCTTCCTCGTGTACGTGACTTCCAAGGGGTATCAAACAAAGCGTTTGATGGTCGTGGTAACTACACACTTGGTCTTAAAGAGCAACTCATCTTCCCTGAGATTGAGTATGATAAAGTGGACAAAGTCCGCGGTATGGATATCGTAATCGTAACTACGGCTAAAACCGATGAAGAGTCTCGCGAATTGCTTACTCAACTCGGAATGCCTTTCGCAAAGTAA
- the rplF gene encoding 50S ribosomal protein L6: MSRIGRKPITVPSGVEVTLNDSVITVKGPKGTLTRELHKDMKVTVENNEILVTRPSDNKLHRSLHGTTRSVVSNMVSGVTEGFEKSLELVGVGYRASKSGDKIVLNVGYSHPVEITPEPGIEFEVPTNTKIIVRGINKERVGAYAAEIRSVREPEPYKGKGIKYEGERIIRKEGKAGKKK; the protein is encoded by the coding sequence ATGTCCCGTATTGGTCGCAAACCAATTACTGTACCAAGTGGCGTAGAAGTCACTTTGAATGACTCCGTTATTACGGTTAAAGGTCCTAAAGGTACACTCACACGTGAACTTCATAAAGATATGAAGGTAACTGTTGAAAATAATGAAATTCTTGTAACTCGTCCTTCTGATAACAAACTCCATCGTTCTTTGCACGGTACTACTCGTTCCGTAGTTAGTAACATGGTAAGTGGTGTAACTGAAGGTTTCGAAAAATCTCTAGAGCTGGTTGGGGTCGGATATCGTGCAAGCAAATCTGGAGATAAAATCGTACTGAACGTAGGTTACTCCCATCCGGTAGAAATCACTCCGGAGCCGGGCATTGAGTTTGAGGTTCCTACGAACACAAAAATCATCGTTCGCGGTATCAACAAAGAGCGTGTAGGTGCATATGCAGCTGAGATCCGTTCTGTTCGCGAACCTGAGCCTTATAAAGGTAAAGGGATTAAATATGAAGGCGAGCGCATTATCCGTAAGGAAGGTAAAGCCGGTAAGAAGAAATAA
- the rplX gene encoding 50S ribosomal protein L24 has protein sequence MAKVKKVLESHNNKLHVKKDDTVMVISGKDKGKKGRVIAAYPRENRVLVEGVNLVKKHQKPNQLNPQGGIIEKEAPIHVSNVMHIDPKSGNVTRIGYKVLDNGKKVRVAKRSGESID, from the coding sequence ATGGCAAAAGTGAAAAAGGTCTTGGAATCTCATAACAACAAGTTGCACGTCAAAAAAGACGACACTGTTATGGTGATCAGCGGTAAAGACAAAGGCAAAAAAGGCCGTGTCATCGCAGCTTATCCTCGTGAGAACCGCGTTCTTGTAGAAGGTGTTAACCTCGTTAAAAAACACCAAAAGCCTAACCAGCTTAATCCACAAGGCGGAATCATCGAGAAAGAAGCTCCAATCCATGTATCGAACGTGATGCATATTGATCCGAAGAGCGGAAACGTAACCCGTATTGGTTACAAAGTGTTAGACAACGGCAAAAAAGTACGCGTTGCTAAACGTTCCGGAGAATCGATCGACTAA
- the rpsS gene encoding 30S ribosomal protein S19 gives MSRSLKKGPFVDGHLMKKVEDMNESGKKLVIKTWSRRSTIFPQFIGHTFGVYDGRKHVPVYVTEDMVGHKLGEFAPTRTYKGHAADDKKTRR, from the coding sequence ATGAGTCGCAGTCTAAAAAAAGGGCCATTTGTTGATGGACACCTGATGAAAAAAGTTGAAGATATGAACGAGTCCGGGAAGAAACTAGTGATCAAAACTTGGTCCCGTCGCTCTACAATTTTCCCGCAATTCATTGGACATACGTTTGGTGTGTATGACGGCCGTAAACACGTTCCTGTATATGTAACGGAAGATATGGTTGGACACAAACTGGGTGAGTTCGCTCCTACGCGTACTTACAAAGGTCATGCAGCAGACGATAAGAAAACAAGAAGATAA
- the rplC gene encoding 50S ribosomal protein L3: protein MKGILGKKLGMTQVFTPEGNVIPVTVIEAGPSVVLQKKDLENDGYEAVQLGYADKKEKNANKPETGHAKKANTAPKRYVRELRGVDLAGFEVGQEIKADIFAEGEFVDVTGISKGKGFAGVIKRWGQRTGPMSHGSRYHRGPGSMGSIQANRVPKGKHLPGHMGHETITIQRLEVIKVDAERNVLLVKGSIPGPKNSFVKIKESVKK, encoded by the coding sequence ATGAAAGGTATCTTAGGTAAAAAACTAGGCATGACGCAAGTATTTACACCAGAAGGTAACGTAATTCCTGTAACGGTTATCGAAGCAGGTCCATCTGTTGTCTTGCAAAAGAAAGACCTGGAAAACGACGGCTACGAAGCTGTACAACTAGGTTATGCCGATAAGAAAGAAAAAAATGCTAACAAACCTGAAACAGGACATGCGAAAAAAGCTAATACAGCTCCTAAGCGCTACGTTCGCGAACTCCGCGGTGTTGATCTTGCGGGATTCGAGGTTGGCCAAGAAATTAAAGCAGACATCTTCGCAGAAGGCGAATTTGTTGACGTAACTGGTATTTCTAAAGGTAAAGGTTTTGCCGGTGTTATCAAACGTTGGGGACAAAGAACAGGCCCAATGTCTCACGGTTCCCGTTACCACAGAGGACCAGGTTCCATGGGTTCCATTCAAGCGAACCGTGTACCTAAAGGTAAACACCTTCCAGGACACATGGGACACGAAACAATTACAATTCAACGTCTTGAAGTAATTAAAGTAGACGCTGAACGTAATGTATTGCTTGTTAAAGGTTCTATTCCTGGACCAAAAAACAGCTTCGTTAAAATTAAAGAATCGGTGAAGAAATAA
- the rplV gene encoding 50S ribosomal protein L22 codes for MEAKAHAKFVRIAPRKVQLVVDLIRGKQVGEAIAILRHTPKSASPVVEKLLNSAIANAEHNYSLDINNLVISQAYVNQGPTMKRFRPRAMGRASRINKRTSHITLVVSEK; via the coding sequence ATGGAAGCAAAAGCACATGCCAAGTTTGTTCGGATTGCTCCTCGTAAAGTTCAACTTGTTGTTGACTTAATTCGTGGTAAGCAAGTGGGCGAGGCGATCGCAATTCTGCGTCACACTCCAAAATCCGCTTCTCCAGTAGTTGAGAAATTGCTCAACTCTGCTATTGCAAATGCAGAGCACAATTACTCTTTGGATATTAACAATCTGGTTATCTCACAAGCTTATGTAAACCAAGGACCGACTATGAAACGTTTCCGCCCTCGTGCAATGGGACGTGCAAGTCGTATCAATAAACGCACCAGCCACATTACTTTGGTGGTATCCGAAAAATAA
- the rpsH gene encoding 30S ribosomal protein S8, with translation MTMSDPIADMLTRIRNANTVRHETVEMPASTMKKQIAEILKREGFIRDAEYVDDNKQGIIRIFLKYGQNNERVITGLKRISKPGLRVYTKSNEVPRVLGGLGIAIISTSKGVMTDKEARQAKSGGEVICYVW, from the coding sequence ATGACTATGTCTGATCCAATTGCAGATATGCTTACTCGCATTCGTAATGCGAACACAGTTCGTCACGAAACGGTAGAAATGCCTGCTTCGACGATGAAAAAACAAATCGCTGAAATCCTGAAGCGTGAAGGTTTCATCCGTGATGCTGAATATGTGGATGATAACAAACAAGGAATCATCCGTATTTTCTTGAAATACGGACAAAACAACGAGCGTGTTATTACTGGTCTGAAAAGAATCAGTAAACCAGGTCTACGTGTTTACACGAAGAGCAATGAAGTACCTCGCGTACTTGGCGGTCTCGGAATCGCGATCATTTCTACTTCCAAAGGCGTAATGACAGATAAAGAAGCTCGCCAAGCAAAATCTGGCGGCGAAGTTATCTGCTACGTTTGGTAA
- a CDS encoding type Z 30S ribosomal protein S14 — translation MAKTSMKVKQQRAPKFKVRAYTRCERCGRPHSVLQKFKICRICFRELAYKGQIPGVKKASW, via the coding sequence GTGGCAAAAACTTCAATGAAAGTTAAACAACAACGTGCTCCGAAGTTTAAAGTTCGTGCTTATACTCGTTGCGAACGTTGTGGTCGTCCACATTCTGTATTACAGAAGTTTAAAATTTGCAGAATTTGTTTCCGTGAATTAGCTTATAAAGGCCAGATCCCTGGCGTGAAAAAAGCAAGCTGGTAA
- the rpsC gene encoding 30S ribosomal protein S3 — translation MGQKVNPIGLRIGVIRDWESKWYAGKDFGDLLLEDVKIREYLKNKLKDSAVSRIEIERAANRVNVTIHTAKPGMVIGKGGSEVEILRGQITKIAGGKKVHINISEIKQPDLDAILVAESIAQQLERRVSFRRALKQAIQRTMRSGAKGIKTQVGGRLGGAEIARSEGYSEGTVPLHTLRADIDYGTAEAHTTYGRLGVKVWIYRGEVLPTAKKAAKEGGN, via the coding sequence GTGGGACAAAAGGTAAATCCCATCGGGCTCCGTATCGGAGTTATCCGTGACTGGGAATCCAAATGGTACGCAGGCAAAGATTTCGGTGATCTTTTGCTTGAAGACGTAAAAATTCGTGAATACCTGAAAAATAAATTGAAAGACTCCGCAGTATCTCGTATTGAAATCGAGAGAGCGGCTAACCGTGTCAATGTAACGATCCATACTGCTAAACCAGGAATGGTTATCGGTAAAGGTGGATCCGAAGTTGAAATTCTCCGTGGTCAAATCACGAAGATTGCAGGCGGTAAAAAAGTTCACATCAATATTTCTGAAATCAAACAACCAGATCTTGACGCAATTCTTGTAGCTGAAAGCATTGCACAACAATTGGAACGCCGTGTTTCTTTCCGTCGTGCTCTGAAACAAGCAATTCAAAGAACTATGCGCTCTGGTGCAAAAGGAATCAAAACACAAGTAGGCGGACGTCTTGGCGGAGCTGAGATCGCACGTTCTGAAGGCTACAGCGAAGGAACTGTTCCACTGCATACGCTTCGTGCCGACATTGACTACGGTACAGCTGAAGCTCATACTACTTACGGCCGTCTAGGCGTTAAAGTATGGATCTATCGTGGAGAGGTTCTTCCTACGGCTAAGAAAGCTGCTAAGGAAGGAGGCAACTAA
- the rpsJ gene encoding 30S ribosomal protein S10 — protein MAKQKIRIRLKAYDHRILDQSAEKIVETAKRSGAGVSGPIPLPTEKQIITILRAVHKYKDSREQFEQRTHKRLIDIVNPTPQTVDALMRLDLPSGVDIEIKL, from the coding sequence ATGGCAAAGCAAAAAATTCGTATTCGTTTGAAAGCTTACGACCACAGGATTCTTGATCAATCCGCTGAGAAAATTGTAGAAACGGCAAAACGTTCGGGTGCAGGTGTATCCGGTCCGATTCCGCTTCCAACTGAAAAACAAATCATTACTATTCTTCGTGCGGTACACAAGTACAAGGATTCTCGTGAACAATTCGAACAACGTACTCATAAACGTTTGATCGATATTGTGAACCCAACTCCACAAACTGTGGATGCCTTGATGCGCTTGGATCTACCGTCCGGTGTAGATATCGAAATTAAATTGTAA
- the rplP gene encoding 50S ribosomal protein L16, whose product MLVPKRVKHRKQQRGHMKGQAKGGTTLNFGEYGLQATEPAWITNRQIEAARIAMTRYIKRGGKVWIKIFPDKPITQKPLEVRMGSGKGNVEKWVAVVKPGKIMFELSGVPEDVAREAMRLAAHKLPIKTKFVKREELGGEVNEG is encoded by the coding sequence ATGTTGGTACCAAAACGTGTTAAACACCGCAAGCAACAACGCGGACACATGAAAGGCCAAGCTAAAGGCGGTACTACACTGAACTTTGGTGAATATGGCTTGCAAGCTACTGAGCCAGCGTGGATTACGAACCGTCAGATCGAGGCTGCTCGTATCGCGATGACTCGTTATATCAAACGTGGTGGTAAAGTTTGGATTAAAATTTTCCCTGATAAGCCAATTACTCAAAAGCCTCTAGAGGTTCGTATGGGTAGTGGTAAAGGTAACGTTGAGAAATGGGTTGCTGTAGTTAAACCAGGAAAGATCATGTTTGAACTTTCTGGCGTACCAGAAGATGTTGCTCGCGAAGCAATGCGTCTGGCTGCTCACAAGCTGCCAATCAAAACGAAGTTTGTGAAACGTGAAGAATTGGGTGGTGAAGTAAATGAAGGCTAG
- the rpmC gene encoding 50S ribosomal protein L29: protein MKASEFRNLTTAEIEQKIAGFKEELFNLRFQLATGQLDNPTRIRDVRREIARAKTIIRERELGIS from the coding sequence ATGAAGGCTAGTGAATTCCGCAACCTAACCACTGCTGAAATTGAGCAAAAGATTGCCGGATTTAAAGAAGAACTCTTTAACCTCCGCTTTCAACTCGCTACCGGTCAGCTTGATAACCCAACTCGTATTCGTGACGTACGTAGAGAAATTGCACGTGCTAAGACGATCATCCGTGAAAGAGAACTTGGGATTAGCTAA
- the rpsQ gene encoding 30S ribosomal protein S17 has product MSEERNARKVQVGKVVSDKMDKTIVVAVETYKKHDLYHKRIKYTKKFKAHDENNTAKIGDVVKIMETRPLSKDKNWRLVEVVEKAIII; this is encoded by the coding sequence ATGAGCGAAGAACGCAACGCACGTAAAGTGCAAGTCGGTAAAGTGGTTAGCGACAAAATGGATAAAACAATTGTGGTTGCTGTAGAAACTTACAAAAAGCATGATTTGTACCATAAACGCATCAAGTACACTAAAAAGTTCAAAGCACATGATGAAAATAACACTGCTAAAATTGGTGATGTTGTTAAAATCATGGAAACTCGTCCTTTGTCGAAAGACAAGAACTGGAGACTTGTTGAAGTCGTGGAAAAAGCGATTATCATTTAA
- the tuf gene encoding elongation factor Tu — translation MAKAKFERTKPHVNIGTIGHVDHGKTTLTAAITTVLGKTYGGAAIAFDQIDKAPEERERGITISTSHVEYETDARHYAHVDCPGHADYVKNMITGAAQMDGAILVVSAADGPMPQTREHILLSRQVGVPYIVVFLNKCDMVEDEELLELVEMEVRDLLSEYDFPGDDTPITRGSAREALQNPEGEWAQKIVEMFKEIDTYIPDPERDTDKPFLMPVEDVFSITGRGTVATGRVERGTIKVGEEIEIVGIHEETKKSVVTGVEMFRKLLDSAQAGDNIGALLRGVDRSQIERGQVLSKPGSVNPHTEFTAQVYVLTKEEGGRHKPFFTGYRPQFYFRTTDVTGIINLPEGTEMVMPGDNIEVTVQLISPIAIEEGTRFAIREGGRTVGAGAVASIQK, via the coding sequence ATGGCAAAGGCTAAGTTCGAACGTACTAAACCACACGTTAACATCGGTACTATCGGTCACGTTGACCATGGTAAAACTACATTGACTGCTGCAATCACTACTGTATTGGGTAAAACTTACGGTGGCGCAGCGATCGCTTTCGATCAAATCGATAAAGCTCCAGAAGAGCGCGAACGCGGTATCACAATCTCTACTTCACACGTTGAATATGAAACTGATGCTCGTCACTATGCACACGTTGACTGCCCAGGTCACGCTGACTATGTTAAAAACATGATCACTGGTGCTGCACAAATGGACGGAGCTATCCTGGTTGTATCCGCAGCTGACGGCCCTATGCCGCAAACTCGTGAGCACATCCTTCTGTCCCGCCAAGTAGGCGTACCTTACATCGTTGTATTCTTGAACAAATGCGACATGGTTGAAGACGAAGAGCTTCTTGAACTCGTTGAAATGGAAGTTCGCGACCTTCTTAGCGAATACGACTTCCCAGGTGATGACACTCCAATCACTCGTGGATCTGCTCGTGAAGCACTTCAAAACCCAGAAGGTGAATGGGCTCAAAAAATCGTTGAGATGTTTAAAGAAATCGACACTTACATCCCAGATCCAGAGCGCGACACTGACAAACCTTTCTTGATGCCTGTTGAGGATGTATTCTCCATCACTGGTCGTGGTACTGTTGCTACAGGTCGTGTAGAGCGTGGTACTATCAAAGTCGGCGAAGAAATCGAAATCGTAGGTATTCACGAAGAAACTAAAAAATCCGTTGTAACGGGCGTTGAAATGTTCCGTAAACTTCTGGATTCCGCTCAAGCTGGTGACAACATTGGAGCATTGCTTCGTGGTGTAGACCGTTCCCAAATCGAGCGTGGACAAGTTCTTTCCAAACCAGGTTCCGTTAATCCTCATACTGAGTTTACTGCTCAAGTATACGTTTTGACTAAAGAAGAAGGCGGACGTCACAAACCTTTCTTCACTGGATACCGTCCACAGTTCTACTTCCGTACAACTGACGTAACTGGTATCATCAACCTTCCAGAAGGTACTGAAATGGTTATGCCTGGTGACAACATCGAAGTTACAGTACAACTGATCTCTCCAATCGCTATTGAAGAGGGTACTCGCTTCGCGATCCGTGAAGGCGGACGTACTGTTGGTGCTGGTGCAGTAGCATCCATCCAAAAATAA
- the rplW gene encoding 50S ribosomal protein L23: MKNPRDIIKRPVITERTADMMADLKYVFEVDIRANKTEIKAAVEEIFNVKVKNVNTLRVPGKLKRYGRYSGYTPEWKKAFVTLTPDSKALEFFESV, encoded by the coding sequence ATGAAAAATCCTCGTGATATCATTAAACGTCCAGTAATCACTGAACGTACAGCTGATATGATGGCTGATTTGAAATATGTTTTCGAAGTAGATATTCGTGCAAATAAAACAGAAATCAAAGCTGCTGTTGAAGAGATCTTCAACGTTAAGGTGAAAAACGTGAATACACTTCGCGTACCTGGTAAGTTGAAACGTTACGGCCGTTACTCTGGCTACACTCCAGAGTGGAAAAAAGCTTTCGTAACTCTCACTCCAGATAGCAAAGCACTTGAGTTCTTTGAATCTGTATAA